In a single window of the Rhodamnia argentea isolate NSW1041297 chromosome 2, ASM2092103v1, whole genome shotgun sequence genome:
- the LOC115737888 gene encoding probable LRR receptor-like serine/threonine-protein kinase At3g47570: MLPKCIGNLSTTLTAFSSGGNRVFGEIPEEIGNFVNLEVLFMNLNQLSGVIPSNLGNLRNLARLDLSDNNMGGTIPSSLGNLTKLIGLSLSGNNFRGQIPSQLSNCRSLDSLDLSSNNLGGAIPPQLIGLSSFAIILDLSRNHLTGVLPKEVGNLRALTALDISDNLLVGEVPSSLGACIGLTSLRMGGNFFHGSIPQSIRLLGGIEELDISRNNLSGQIPEFLAVLHSLKILNLSYNKFEGMLPREGVFKNVTSTFIIGNNELCGGLPEFHLPDCISKSSKSKKINIVILSTCIIFGVLGVAVILAFIYLCWLKKKVNKPVPSLINSSCPNISYGELLKATDSFSSTNLIGVGSCGSVYKGILKDSGIAVAVKVFHLVHHGALKSFTVECEALKTIKHRNLLKILTVCSSIDYQGNDFKAIVYEFMDNGSLERWLHPSATSSHGNELPKKLNFIRRISIAIGVASALDYLHHQCHFPILHCDLKPSNILLDAKMVVHLGDFGLAKFLLGSSHDTVANQMSSMGLRGSVGYAPPEYAMGCEVSREGDVYSYGILLLEMFTGLSPTDNRFGDNLTLHSFVAAALPERVLEVTDRIPLLARASVWESLVPMKCLKNG; the protein is encoded by the exons ATGCTACCTAAATGCATAGGTAATTTATCCACCACTCTGACAGCATTTTCGTCAGGCGGGAATCGCGTATTTGGTGAGATTCCAGaagaaattgggaattttgtcaACCTGGAAGTATTGTTTATGAATCTCAACCAGCTTTCGGGTGTCATCCCCTCAAATTTGGGTAATCTACGTAATCTAGCGAGACTGGACTTAAGTGATAACAACATGGGAGGGACCATTCCATCTTCTTTGGGAAATCTAACCAAGTTGATTGGACTATCTCTTAGTGGGAACAATTTTCGTGGGCAAATTCCTTCACAACTATCAAACTGCCGGTCTCTTGATTCGCTTGATCTGTCTAGTAACAACCTCGGTGGTGCCATACCTCCACAGCTTATAGGTCTCTCATCTTTCGCGATTATTCTGGACTTGTCTCGTAACCATTTGACTGGAGTTCTGCCCAAAGAAGTTGGCAACTTGAGAGCTTTGACCGCGCTGGACATCTCGGACAACTTGTTGGTAGGTGAAGTCCCAAGTAGTTTAGGTGCTTGCATTGGATTGACATCACTAAGGATGGGGGGCAACTTCTTCCATGGGTCCATTCCTCAGTCTATCAGGTTGCTAGGAGGCATTGAAGAACTAGATATTTCACGCAACAATTTGTCAGGTCAGATTCCAGAATTCTTAGCGGTACTTCAttccttgaaaattttgaatttgtcgtacaataagtttgaAGGCATGCTACCACGTGAAGGAGTCTTTAAGAATGTTACCAGTACTTTTATTATTGGGAACAATGAGCTCTGCGGCGGACTGCCTGAATTTCACCTCCCCGACTGCATCTCCAAAAGCTCTAagagcaaaaaaatcaatatagtGATATTGTCCACTTGTATTATTTTCGGAGTTCTTGGAGTAGCTGTTATTCTTGCTTTTATATATCTTTgttggttgaagaagaaagtaaataaaCCAGTTCCCAGTTTGATAAATAGTTCGTGTCCGAACATATCTTATGGAGAACTCCTAAAAGCAACAGACAGTTTTTCTTCAACGAATTTGATTGGCGTTGGAAGTTGTGGTTCCGTTTACAAGGGAATACTCAAGGACAGTGGAATTGCTGTTGCCGTGAAGGTATTTCATCTAGTCCATCATGGTGCTCTGAAGAGCTTCACAGTCGAGTGCGAGGCATTAAAAACCATTAAACAtcgaaatcttttgaagatattGACGGTTTGCTCCAGTATTGATTATCAAGGAAATGATTTTAAGGCCATAGTATATGAATTCATGGACAATGGAAGCCTCGAACGGTGGCTACACCCAAGCGCAACATCATCTCACGGGAATGAGCTTCCGAAAAAGTTGAACTTCATTCGGAGGATAAGTATAGCCATTGGTGTTGCTTCTGCACTGGATTATCTTCACCACCAGTGCCACTTCCCAATCCTTCATTGCGATCTGAAGCCAAGCAATATCCTCTTAGATGCTAAGATGGTAGTGCATCTTGGCGACTTTGGATTGGCGAAATTCCTTCTTGGATCGTCCCACGATACTGTAGCTAATCAGATGAGCTCAATGGGTCTTAGAGGGTCAGTTGGTTATGCTCCACCAG AATATGCAATGGGATGTGAAGTCTCACGAGAAGGCGATGTCTACAGTTACGGCATTCTCTTGCTAGAGATGTTCACAGGATTGAGTCCCACCGACAACAGATTCGGAGACAATTTGACCCTCCATAGTTTTGTTGCGGCGGCTTTGCCCGAACGAGTGCTAGAAGTTACAGATCGGATCCCGCTTCTGGCAAGAGCGAGTG TATGGGAGTCGCTTGTTCCCATGAAGTGCCTGAAAAACGGATGA